In one window of Acidiferrobacterales bacterium DNA:
- a CDS encoding DUF2806 domain-containing protein, with protein MSEDPSRKEVSVRAALTGSSLSIAVRSRAVSVLDRLLGGLIGIPAAWLERYEERIRNRVNRESIIQEAAAFRIKSAIENDDKIPQVVADIALSSSLMPVINKLRVVEIAIEQLSGNAAKNEAIEDEQDTGDVDQDWLNYFSSYAERASSEDIRHIWARVLAGEIRRTGSFSLSSLRLLSELDQKMATTYQNAVEYRLNGNCILKPKKEEMKGEFLLSLAFLEEVGLLQSIGYSGGMVQKFQPNSDGLAYVQEQNLCLVMKVQNFVELRVIRLTRSGREIAGILPPADPLKVLDRIGAAILDQVDSAEIRQITGGTRTEFSTRLIKTLKREQ; from the coding sequence GTGAGTGAAGATCCAAGTCGAAAAGAAGTAAGTGTGCGAGCGGCATTGACCGGCTCGAGCCTGTCGATCGCTGTGCGCTCGCGAGCAGTCTCAGTGCTAGACCGTCTATTGGGAGGATTAATAGGGATCCCTGCCGCATGGTTGGAGCGATACGAGGAACGCATTCGCAATCGAGTCAACCGAGAGTCTATCATCCAAGAGGCCGCGGCTTTTCGAATAAAGTCAGCTATCGAAAATGACGATAAGATACCACAAGTGGTGGCTGACATAGCACTTTCCTCAAGCCTTATGCCAGTTATAAACAAATTACGAGTTGTCGAAATAGCGATAGAACAACTATCTGGCAATGCAGCGAAGAATGAAGCAATAGAGGATGAACAAGATACCGGTGATGTCGACCAAGATTGGCTGAACTACTTCTCCAGCTACGCTGAAAGGGCATCATCAGAGGATATCAGGCATATCTGGGCGAGAGTGCTAGCCGGCGAGATACGACGGACGGGATCATTCTCGCTGTCGAGCTTACGGTTGCTCTCTGAACTGGACCAGAAAATGGCGACAACGTATCAAAATGCAGTTGAATACCGCCTCAACGGTAATTGCATTCTCAAACCGAAGAAGGAGGAGATGAAAGGTGAATTCCTATTGTCCCTTGCGTTCTTGGAAGAGGTAGGACTTCTTCAATCGATTGGATATAGTGGTGGTATGGTGCAAAAATTCCAACCAAACAGCGATGGGTTAGCCTACGTACAGGAGCAAAATCTGTGTCTTGTTATGAAGGTGCAAAATTTCGTTGAATTGCGAGTCATTCGATTGACTCGGTCGGGTAGAGAGATTGCTGGAATTTTACCACCAGCTGATCCGCTAAAGGTGCTTGATCGTATAGGGGCGGCGATTTTAGACCAGGTAGATTCTGCGGAAATTCGGCAAATAACTGGAGGAACCCGAACGGAGTTTTCGACCAGACTAATCAAGACATTGAAGCGGGAGCAGTGA